Part of the Hevea brasiliensis isolate MT/VB/25A 57/8 chromosome 16, ASM3005281v1, whole genome shotgun sequence genome is shown below.
TCGTTAACTTACAAAATGGCTAAACCATCTTCGCCTCCCTTTGTCTCGTTCTaggcaacttctctgagctcttTTTTTACTTTAAtcctgctctctctctctctctctctctctctcttctttttttttttttcccctcttcTTGGACCTGTATAAATAGCTTCTTCTACCCTTTTCTATACCACACAGAAACACAAGCTATCTCAGCTTCTTCATCTGTTTTTATCCAGTTTCTagtattcaattaaaaaaaatggcTTCTTTCGCTCCTCAGTGTGTTCTGAAGCTGTTCCTCCTACTCTCTGTCTTTCAGGTCGCTTTTGGGGCTAGAAAGCTCAATGAGCTAGTGCAAGATCAGCCTCAGCTCTTGAGTTACCACAATGGTCCTCTTCTTTCTGGTAAAATCTCAATCAACCTCATTTGGTATGGCAAATTCAAGCCATCCCAGAAAGCCATCATCTCTGATTTTATCACTTCATTGTCAGCTCCGTCATCCCAAAATGCCCAGCCCTCTGTTGCTGCCTGGTGGAAAACCACCGAGAAATATTACCACCTCGCCTCCAAAAAGTCCACTCTTTCCACTGCTTTGGGCAAGCAAATACTAGATCAAACATACTCACTAGGAAAATCACTCACAAACAAACATATTGTCCAGTTGGCCTCAAAGGGAGATCAAATGAATGCTATTAACGTTGTACTCACGTCCTCTGATGTTGCCGTTGAAGGTTTTTGCCTCAACAGATGTGGGACTCATGGATCTGCTTCTGGATCCCAAACTGGTCACATCAAGGGCAAGAATTACAAATTTGCCTACATTTGGGTTGGTAACTCGGAGACTCAGTGCCCTGGTTACTGCGCCTGGCCATTCCACCAGCCAATCTACGGACCACAGAGCTCACCCTTGGTTGCACCGAACAACGATGTGGGTGTTGATGGTATGGTAATCAACTTGGCAAGCCTTTTGGCTGGGACTGCCACGAACCCATTTGGAAATGGATACTTCCAGGGTCCAAAGGAGGCGCCATTGGAGGCAGCATCAGCTTGCACTGGGGTTTATGGGAAAGGGGCTTATCCGGGCTATGCTGGCAACTTACTAGTGGATTCTAGCACTGCTGCTAGCTATAATGCAAATGGAGAAAATGGCAGGAAGTACTTGCTCCCCGCTTTGTATGATCCTTCTACATCTTCTTGTTCAACCTTGGTCTAAAAATGTTGGAGGATAGTGGATTAGGATTTATCCTTAGATTAGGAGTTATTATAGTGGAATTATTGTATAAATTACACATCTATTAGAGAGAGAGACGTTGTAATTGATTTGTTTGTTAAATTTTTTTGGCTTATGCGGCTTAATAACAGAAAGCAAATTACTTTGGTTTGCTTTTTCATTGAAAAAGGCTCTGCTAGTATTTGCAGCTTTGCTCTCATTTATTTGGATTAATTAATTGTGTAGTCCAAATTTACAAATTTTGCATACCTGTTTTTCTTAACTCCCAAACACTAATGAAGGAAATATTAGTTGTCACCTTCCAGATCCTGGTCTTTTGATGCTGGCCTTATGACCATATGCTTCGCACCCTgcagaagagaggaagaagaagcatATACAATTATATATGTAGGAAATATGTGGGCATAAAGTTCAATAGATATTCAAACaagccttaaaaaaaaaaatgcaaacaaATCACAAatgatatttatatatatataacacgcGTTTGAAACATTTATAATGAGTTTATTGCAATCTCggagagcttttttttttttttttttttacaatttaaaaaaaaaagtccatTGCAGCTCTTGACTCTGAAGCCCAAACAGCGGCTTGTGTTCTGTCCTACTGATTTTCTATGCTAATAATATCCATTCGAGGTTTATTTGGTGAAGAATTGGTTTACCTACTGCAGATCGGGAGCTGCAAGTAAATTATTTGGATGGATTATacaacagtttttttttttttttaatctgtaAATGCATCATGTCAATATGAAAAGTGAGCTCTTAAAATCATGTAAGGTGGGGATTTAATCTTTGATATGCATAAATTAATCCAAGGATATTTTCACcgcaagtaaaaaaaaaatggttGGCACTTGTTGCATATGCAGGATTAATAAATGTCAAGAAAAAAATTAGTCCAAAGAATGATATAGAGGCATGAATTTGATATCATAGAGATATGCATGGATATTTAGAGAGAGAAATTTCTCTGAAAGTTTAGCTTGTTTTAAGGTTTTTGATGtgttccgcaagtgcacgggtcacattagtataatttaaaaaaatgatatcgatcccacaggaaattgtgcttaaattggaaataaaatgataagctaattagaatgacaaaatttaaagatattaaaaatgaaatttgaaattaaaatttgtatttgaggaatttaaactaaatcaaacaattaactaaattaattaaactagattaccaagatttaaattgaaatttgctatttatgaaatttggaggaagtaaatctaaattcaataaaaattaaagtgattctagagattggattttccatattgtttacatgtggtttatccctaatttagccaaacacatgagaattgcaattttgagggaaatcaattcttaaatttttgaaacctttttcaagcatttcaaagttggtattcatctaacaaaaatccaattaaagctctaattgattttggaaaatccccttaatcctcttagcttatttctaacactaagaaaactaagtttattgcaagattatctatcccaaatattcacttttcagtccatctattaaggattaaagcttgacttaatgagggcccattcatcaagcaaggcaacaagttcacaagcaataaatcaaaatgtaacaaacctcattaaaatggctaaatcagttcaaaaccacaacacaaaacaatatttacaaacccatctctagaatctctaataactactcacaaatcatagtttaaagacaaacccaaatgtataaatgaagaaataatggaaatctaagttaaggaatagaaaaacccagaagaATGCTGCAGAAGCTGCTGCTGGAAAGTGCAGAAAAAGCCCCCTGCTTCACGTGTTCCTCTCTTCCTCTCCTTcttttcttgccaaaaatgcctcccttcctccttttttgaaagaaaatgataaaggaggctttatatgggttaggggtatgccctagaatgggtaaaaatgtggaagattccagagaaagtgaggtataaaatcagagtaacgaaaatgccacatcagccatttccagtaaaaacgacataagctgaatcgattgtgtcgcgggttgtgtaactctcggcctgaatatctgacgatcgacacaacctgcgacataagctaaattggttgtgctgcaggttgtgtaactctcggccatttttttactcaacttcaaaaatttttgcaattcaactctaatctcctccaaatggctactttgATCAAAATACactaaatttctccaaatttaacctacaaaacaaataaattccaaaaattaaactaagaagtgtgagaattataaaattgactaaatatatgctaatatctataataataactataaataagggtaaattatgtgcaaaaattactcctaaatgatgatctaaaatgcatgcatcagttTTCAGTTATTTTTTTCTCGGTTGTCCGGAGCCGGACCCTGTCCTCCGCAGTAGGGAAAGTTTTCATTCTCCTTCCCAGGGTATGGGCTTTCCTCCTCATCTCTGCGTGAGGCTCTACAAAGTTTTTGATACTTGTTTTAGTTTTGCAGGAAGAGGTTAACGGCGAGGAATTTGCATTTGTCCTATGTATGGCTCTGTTAGTTTTGAAAGAAACATTGGTCTCCATGGCTTTCTTTCTTCTGGATGTCGATTGAGCTCTGTTATAATGAGAAGTGTAGGTAATCAACGAGGGAGGGATTCAAAGGACGACATTGTGAGGATTTAGAGCTGGCATTTTAGAAGTTCCTTACTAGTTTTCCCATGGCTAGAATGCTATGGCCTCTGTCATCTTCTCACCCCTGTTGATGGTTAGTTTCTGCCAAGTTAGTCTATCGGTAGCTTTGGATCTAATAGGTGTCAATGGGTTTCTTTGTGTCATTGGAGGTCCTGCTCAAGATAGGAAGGATTAGACATAAGAAACTTCTCTTTCTAGCTCCGGCGACTTTTTCTAGATGATTCCAATGGAGGCGTGCGGCATAGTTGAGGATCTTATATTAAGGTCTCTTATATTTTCATAGGTAGTGTTAGCTGATTGTTTCTGGATACTCTGGAAGATCCTGCTTTAGCTTGGGCTTTTACTTTTAAGGTcttatatgatatatttactattttaggCCACAAGCTTGTATGATATATCTTGCCATTTGAGCTTTAATGCAATGGAGTTgcaagtcaaaaaaaaaaaaggagatatGCATGGAATGTTTGGGCCTGTTTTGTACGAAGGAAAAGGGAAAAAATATAATTCTCTTATTgcgttggaaaaaaaaaaaagaaaattaaaagtttaatacTCTTGTTttataagaagaaaaatggagaggaaaaaaattatgagaatttaTGTAGAAAATACTTAAAGAGCATTTTGAGTTATTTTATTTTTCGTTAAAATTAGGTAGAAAAgagtataaaataatattatattttattttttttcccttaTGCCGTTATTTCCCCAAtggttatttttaatataattttatttattcaacaTAGATATAGtagaaaaaaatacaataatttCCTCTACTTATTTTTCTTTCCatcaaaatatgaaaaataaacaaattacttcatttcttttcctttcttttttcctttcttttgagaaaaaatttgtaaagaaaatttattttttataagaatttataagaaaaataataattttactttcatttaCTTTTGTTATAATcctatatacttttttttttcgtcaactttcttttaaataaaaaaaggcACTTAAATTTAAAATGTCCATCATGGATGTATGAAATCcactatatttttaatttttcggtCTTATCAAACTTTGAGGTGGAAGCTACCTaccaattttaaaaaaaattagataattACATTGATAATATCTCAATTTAAGAAtgtgtaataataaaatatatataaactttaatttataatataaaatttcttaatttttaatttaagtaatataaaaCCTTTTATAACCTTTAGCACCAACATCCTAAAATTCAtagaatttattaaaaaaaaaaaaaaaactccaaacGCCGAACAATAGGTTAGAAAAGAGGTTAAGATAACAATGGTATATAGTAAATATGAGCGAAGTCATACTACTAGTACCACGATAActtgataattaaaataaaaaaatcaaatgtgAATTTCACATACATTAATTATTTAGCACTATATAATGCAATATCCCATCCTTTTGTCTTCACTCCAAATCAAACTTATCCTCTCCTTCGTTCCTAAATCCCTAAGGTTATCACCTCTAAAGTCATTCTGGCAGTTAAATGTTCCTCCTAAGATCTGTTCCTTTTTATGGAGAGCATGTACCAACTCTCTAGCTACTAACGCCGATTTGTTCCATTGAAAGTGTAGTCCCTTTTCTGTTTGCAATATATGCTTAAAACATGTGGAAACTTTGGAACATCTTCTCTTTTTTTGTTAATTGGTGGCTTTCCTTATTGTCCTGGTCTTATCATGATAAGGAGGTACCGCGTTTAGCTGCTTGTTTGCACTGGCAAATATGGAAGTCTTGTAATGCTGCTTTTTAATATATTTCTCTTGATCCGATTTCTTCAATTAGGAAGGCTCAGAATGTTGTTGAGGAGTTACAGCTTTTGGTAACTCCACAAAGCCATTCTAGGCTTAATCTATCAGGTGCGGTAGATAGTTCTCCTCGGAACCCCCCGGCTGTTGGTTCTTTCAAAGCTAATGTGGATGCCTGTTTTGATGCCTCCTATTCCTCTGTTGGTTATGGCATTATTCTAAGGGATTCACAAGGAAGGTCGCTGGATGGTGGGGCCTCTTTCTTTTATGCTAGCTTTCCTCTCTTGGCAGAAGGAATTGCTTTACGAGCCGCTATTCAGTGTAGAGGGTTTTGGGCATCTCTGACTGAATCTGATTGTTCAAAGCTGATTGAGCTTGTTTCTTCTCCTTTAATGTCCATCCCTTGGGAATTAGAGGCTTTCATTCATGATATCAAAGATTTATTGGTAGCGTATCCT
Proteins encoded:
- the LOC110672259 gene encoding protein PHOSPHATE-INDUCED 1-like, with product MASFAPQCVLKLFLLLSVFQVAFGARKLNELVQDQPQLLSYHNGPLLSGKISINLIWYGKFKPSQKAIISDFITSLSAPSSQNAQPSVAAWWKTTEKYYHLASKKSTLSTALGKQILDQTYSLGKSLTNKHIVQLASKGDQMNAINVVLTSSDVAVEGFCLNRCGTHGSASGSQTGHIKGKNYKFAYIWVGNSETQCPGYCAWPFHQPIYGPQSSPLVAPNNDVGVDGMVINLASLLAGTATNPFGNGYFQGPKEAPLEAASACTGVYGKGAYPGYAGNLLVDSSTAASYNANGENGRKYLLPALYDPSTSSCSTLV